AGGCTGGCTTGTCAAATATCGCGATATCGGCCAGAACCTTGCGGTCTACCTCAATCGCCGCTTTTCTCAAGCCGTTCATAAATACGCTATAGGGCAACCCACATTCCCGTGCGGCGGCATTGATTCGAGCGATCCACAAAGCACGAAACTGGCGTTTCTTTTGACGACGATCCCGGTAGGCATATTGCCCCGCTTTCATCACCGCTTCCTTGGCTACGCGGTAAACGTTTTTGCGGCGTCCGCGATAGCCCTTCGCCAGATCCAATACCTTCTTGTGGCGCGCATGAGCGGTTACACCACGTTTTACTCTTGGCATAGTAATCGCTCCTTAGGCGTAGGGCATCATGGCGCGCACCGACGCCACGTCGCTGCAATGAACGCCGACAGTTCCCCGCAATTGACGCTTGCTCTTTGTCGTTTTCTTGGTAAGAATATGACGCTTGAATGCTTGCGAACGCTTAACGCTTCCGCCTGCGCGCACGGTAAACCGCTTAGCCGCGCCACTTTTCGTTTTCATCTTTGGCATTTATTACTCCTGTTTAACATGACGCCTAGGTGTTTCCCGAACGGAACCTTTAAACCCGGAATCACTTGTTTTTTGAATTTAAAACTTCGAACTCGTGGAGCCTAACAATGGCGTACATTACGCCATCAAGAATTCTTTAGCCGCTGCCCCTACGATGGCGCCGGATTCCCGTTATTAGCAGGTGCCACATCAGTATCCGCCTCTGGCTTCTCTGATTTGGGCTTTGCTAACTTCACTTCTTTTTTACGCGGAGACAGCACCATTACCATCTGGCGTCCCTCCATCCTCGGAAACTGCTCCACCACGGCATAGGGTTCGAGATCCCCTCGCAAGCGCTCCAGCAATCGCACGCCGAATTCCTGATGAGCCATCTCACGCCCGCGGAAACGCAATGTGATTTTGGCCTTATCTCCTTCCTCCAGGAAAATGATCAGGTTGCGCAGCTTGATGTTGTAATCGCCATCGTCAGTATTGGGACGGAACTTGACTTCCTTGATCTGGATTTGTTTTTGTTTTAGCTTCGCCTCATGCTTTTTCTTGCTTTCCTGATAGCGAAACTTGCCGTAGTCCATCAGGCGGCAGACCGGCGGTTGAGCTGTCGGCGCAATTTCAACCAGATCCACCTCCGCTTCTTCTGCCAAGGTGTTGGCGACCGCTAAGGAGACTATGCCTATCTGTTCTCCATTTGCACCAATCAAGCGCACTTCAGGCGCGTTAATCTCATGGTTGATGCGGGCTGCTTTTTCTTGAACTATAGTAACTCCTAAACTCGGTTAATAATCAAATTGTACCAGCTCTCAGGGAAATCTCTGTTTTAAGCTTTTCGGTCAATGCCTCCAAGGTCATCTGACCAAGGTCCGCGCCGGCCCGCGTACGCACAGCAACCGTCTGCGCGGCCACTTCCTTGTCACCCACG
The window above is part of the Nitrosospira sp. Is2 genome. Proteins encoded here:
- the rplT gene encoding 50S ribosomal protein L20, with the protein product MPRVKRGVTAHARHKKVLDLAKGYRGRRKNVYRVAKEAVMKAGQYAYRDRRQKKRQFRALWIARINAAARECGLPYSVFMNGLRKAAIEVDRKVLADIAIFDKPAFVKLVEQAKASLAV
- the infC gene encoding translation initiation factor IF-3, coding for MVQEKAARINHEINAPEVRLIGANGEQIGIVSLAVANTLAEEAEVDLVEIAPTAQPPVCRLMDYGKFRYQESKKKHEAKLKQKQIQIKEVKFRPNTDDGDYNIKLRNLIIFLEEGDKAKITLRFRGREMAHQEFGVRLLERLRGDLEPYAVVEQFPRMEGRQMVMVLSPRKKEVKLAKPKSEKPEADTDVAPANNGNPAPS
- the rpmI gene encoding 50S ribosomal protein L35; amino-acid sequence: MPKMKTKSGAAKRFTVRAGGSVKRSQAFKRHILTKKTTKSKRQLRGTVGVHCSDVASVRAMMPYA